Proteins from a genomic interval of Maylandia zebra isolate NMK-2024a linkage group LG15, Mzebra_GT3a, whole genome shotgun sequence:
- the atf3 gene encoding cyclic AMP-dependent transcription factor ATF-3, with protein MMLQHSGPSLADISCSALVPCFSPQGTLTLDDFTNFTPIVKEELRLAIQSKRLSNGLSTDMSSDGASSSSDRASELTSYRNGVKRELTSEEHERRKRRRERNKIAAAKCRNKKKEKTESLQKESEKLESINADLKAQIEELKQQKQQLVYMLNLHRPTCIVRAQNPQTPEDERNLFIQHIQESTLQLHNLTSTTTSSASTSTAAPLGGGLLTLDHVQCPSHL; from the exons ATGATGCTTCAGCACTCGGGTCCTTCTCTGGCTGACATCAGCTGCTCCGCCTTGGTTCCTTGCTTCTCCCCTCAAGGCACACTCACCCTGGACGACTTCACCAACTTCACACCCATCGTGAAAGAGGAGCTCCGGCTGGCAATCCAGAGCAAGCGACTGTCCAACGGGCTTAGCACCGACATGAGCTCCGATGGTGCCAGCTCCAGCTCGGATCGAGCCTCTGAGCTAACTTCATACAGGAACGGGGTCAAGCGAGAG TTGACATCTGAGGAGCatgaaagaaggaaaaggaggagggagagaaacAAAATCGCTGCCGCCAAGTGCCGCAacaagaagaaggaaaagactGAATCACTCCAGAAG GAGTCTGAAAAGCTGGAGAGCATCAATGCCGACTTAAAAGCTCAGATTGAGGAGCTtaagcagcagaagcagcagctggTCTACATGCTCAACCTGCACCGGCCGACGTGCATCGTCCGAGCCCAGAACCCCCAGACGCCCGAGGACGAGCGAAACCTTTTCATCCAGCACATCCAGGAGAGCACCTTACAACTCCACAAcctcacctccaccaccacctcaTCCGCATCCACGTCCACAGCAGCGCCTCTCGGCGGAGGACTTCTGACTCTCGATCATGTCCAGTGCCCCAGTCACTTATGA